The Candidatus Woesearchaeota archaeon genome segment TAACCCGAGCTATGCGAGTATTTTGCAAAGTTCTCTAAAGAGAGCATCAGGAAAAATAAGAAAATAATAACATAGTAGTTATAACAACTGATCTAATTTACCTGAAGCTGATGCTGGTTTCTTCTCAGTTCCTTGCTGTTTTTTTGCCATTTCACGCGCCTGCGCTTCTAAATCAATACCAAGGTCTTTCAAGGCTTTAATATGCATCTGCATAAGCTGTTCAACAATAGAAATTATTTTAACCATTTCTTCACGTTCTTTTGCTAAAGTAGCCAAAGCCCCTTTATGAAAACCAACTTGTTCATCCTTGCTAACATTTGCTGGAGCAACTGATTCCTGCTTTTCTTGTTTATCTTGTTTTGTAACCATTGTTTCACCTTAGATAAAGACGAAGTCTTTATCTCCTTCTATTTTAATCTTTTGATTATTTGCGCTGGAACTCCTGCAACAATCACCTTATTGGGAACATCTTTAGTGACAACTGCGCCAGCGCCAATAATAGAGTTCTCTCCAATAGTTACTGGCATAATCGTTGCATTACTCCCTATAGAAACACCTTTTTTAATAAGTGTTGGTTTCCAATTATCCTTTCCTCCAGGAGGTTTAATATCGTTAATAAACATCACACCATGTCCAACAAAAACATTGTCTTCAATAGTGACTAACGAACAGATAAAAGTATGTGATTGAATTCTGCAATTATTGCCAATCTTGACTTCTGGTTGTATCTCAACAAAACTACCGACCATAGAATTATTACCTATTTCACAGCCATAAAGATTAACATAATGCCATATTTTAGTATCTTTACCTATCTTGCAATCTTTAATCAATTGGTATTGCCCTGGCATCTTAGGAATAATTAGGTAGTTATTTAAAAGGTTTACGTAAATCTGGCACAATCCAA includes the following:
- a CDS encoding N-acetyltransferase, which codes for MPGQYQLIKDCKIGKDTKIWHYVNLYGCEIGNNSMVGSFVEIQPEVKIGNNCRIQSHTFICSLVTIEDNVFVGHGVMFINDIKPPGGKDNWKPTLIKKGVSIGSNATIMPVTIGENSIIGAGAVVTKDVPNKVIVAGVPAQIIKRLK